From Brachionichthys hirsutus isolate HB-005 chromosome 16, CSIRO-AGI_Bhir_v1, whole genome shotgun sequence, a single genomic window includes:
- the LOC137905483 gene encoding MAGUK p55 subfamily member 3-like, whose amino-acid sequence MQGGGGGRGGGGGGGGVAFRGGPERGSKREGKRRTLCDSRGFSFSLILAAAGLRRSFRLSRKDRRGSSGEGSDSGDPEFLTYEEVTRYQQRPHERPRLVVLIGSLGARINELKQRVIAENPHRFAVAVPHTTRPRKPQEKEGVEYHFVTKQQFDADALNNKLIEHGEYKENQYGTSIEAIRSVQAKSKMCIVDVQPEALKRLRTSEFKPYVIFVKPRIPESRRRRSAAASPGGGEHGRVTDEDLQEMRQSAIQTDQQYGHLVDRVLIKEDSASACAELRGILERLERESFWVPVCWVRN is encoded by the exons atgcagggaggaggaggaggacgaggaggaggaggaggaggaggaggggtggcGTTTAGGGGAGGGCCTGAGAGAGGCAGCAAAAGAGAGGGGAAGAGGCGGACGCTCTGCGACAGCAG AGGgttctccttctctctgatCCTCGCTGCAGCCGGTTTGAGGAGGAGTTTCCGGCTGAGTCGGAAGGACAGGCGAGGATCTTCCGGGGAGGGCTCGGATTCTGGGGACCCTGAATTCCTGACCTATGAAGAGGTGACCCGCTACCAGCAGAGGCCCCACGAGAGACCCCGGCTGGTGGTTCTGATCG GTTCGCTCGGAGCGCGAATCAACGAGCTGAAGCAGCGCGTCATCGCCGAGAACCCGCACCGTTTTGCGGTGGCGGTTCCAC ATACCACCAGGCCCAGGAAGCCTCAGGAGAAGGAAGGCGTGGAGTACCACTTTGTCACCAAGCAGCAGTTTGACGCCGACGCCTTGAACAACAA gtTAATTGAACACGGGGAATACAAGGAGAACCAGTACGGCACAAGCATCGAGGCTATCCGCTCCGTGCAGGCCAAGAGTAAGATGTGCATAGTGGACGTCCAGCCTGAG GCTCTGAAGAGGCTGCGGACGTCCGAATTCAAGCCCTATGTAATTTTCGTCAAGCCTCGCATTCCCGAGAGCAGGCGTCGCCGCAGCGCAGCCGCCTCGCCAGGAGGGGGCGAGCATGGCCGCGTCACA GACGAAGACCTCCAGGAGATGCGTCAGTCCGCCATTCAGACTGACCAGCAGTACGGACACCTGGTGGACCGAGTTCTGATCAAGGAGGACTCGGCCAGTGCCTGTGCTGAACTCAGGGGCATCTTGGAAAGGCTGGAGCGAGAGTCCTTCTGGGTGCCTGTCTGTTGGGTGCGGAACTAA